The stretch of DNA GACCACGTCGCCACCCACCAGCGAACCGGAGATGTTGACGACGACTGACGCGCCGGCGGGAACGGCCGTGCCGCGCGCGATGTCGTTGACATAGACGGTCGCGAAGGACGTCGTCGCGAACTGGGCGGTGAGCAGGTTGCTGACCGTGACACTGGTCGCGCCCGGTGCCAGGGAACTCGGCAGAGCCGGCGGAGCCGGCGGGGCGACGCCGCGCGGGTAGGCGAAGTCGCTTTCGACACCACCGATCACCTGGGTCGCCGAGACGGAGTCGCCCAGTGCGAGCGTGAGGTTGCCGAAGATGGTCTCGGTCCCCGTCGGGGCGACGGGGGCGCCGACCGGTTCGCCGTTGATGAAGAGCTGCACCGCGGTCGCGGCTGCATTCGTGCCGACGCGGACGGAAGTCTGGGCACCGACGACCGGGGCAAGGACGGTGGGCAGTGCCACGTCGTTCAGCGGCGTACCACGGACGAGGACGCGGAACCGCATGGTTGCGCCGGCGTCGGTGAACTTCGGTGCCGTGTTGCAGGCAAAGCCAATGTTGTGGTACTGGCCGAGCGTGGCACCGGTGAAGGTCCAGAGCATGCGGTGACTGGTCTGGCCGTCGAAGCTGGCGAGGGTCGAAAGGGCCGAGGAGGTGGGCAACGTCGGGCTTTGTCCGCGGGACTGGAGCAGGTAATTGACGCCGCTCTCCATGTCGTGGACGGTTTCGATCCGGTTGCCGTCCGCGTCGAGTATTTCGACGGTGTCGAGGAAGAACTCATAGGGGCCGTCGGCGGCGCCCGCTGCGCGGGTCAGCCAGATACTGTCCATCGACCAGAGGCCACTGGGCGAGGGATTCAGGACACCGTTGCCGCCGAACCAGGGCAGCACAAGCTCGTCTGAATCCAGGGCGAAGTCGATGGTCTGCCACACGGCGCTGTCGGGGAAGAGGTCGATCCCATAGGGCACGGGGCCACTGTCCACGGCGGTGACGCCAACGTGTTCCCAGGGACCGAGCAAACAACTGCCGCTGCCGATTTCATCGATCACAATGGAGAAGGAATAGGGTGAGGGCTCGGGGAAGACCACTACGCCGAGCGATGGCACGCTGGTGATGCCGGTCACGCCGTCGCGCTGGGTGGCGCTGTAGACGTCTCCGGTGACCGCGGGTGCGGGCAGTGTGAAAATAACGTCGTCATTGTTGCCGACGTTCTGGGTGAGCAGGACGTTGCCGTTGCGGAGCAGATTGACCTGGTTGACGTTCAACAGCAGGTCGGTAACCGTGACCTGGGTATCGCCGGCAATAATGGGAGCGACGACGCGCGGCGCGATGACCGGGTCGGGTTCGGGGGCTTCGAATTGCAGTTCGTCGATGGCCACGTCGATCAGCACGGCGGAATCGCCGGCGACGTTGACGAGCGCGATATGTTCCAGCGTGCCCCGGGTGAGCTGGAAGACGCCGTCACCGGTAAAGCCGCGGATGCCTCCGCCCTGGTTCACGCCGTTGACGCTGACGGTGCCCGTAGCGAGGTTGAATTCGATCGTGTAAGGCACGGGCGATGGCGCGAGTGTCGCAGCCGGGATCGGGGTGCGGATGACAGCATCATCTCCCTGGGGGGTGGTGTCGAGCAAGCCGTTCGGACCGGGGCCGACGACAATCGTCGAAGCCGGCAGGCCGAGCGTGGTGATGTTTGTGCCGACCGGATAGACCTGCACGTCATCGCCCTGCGCCGTCGTGTTGACGATGCCGTCGGGGCCGGCCGCAAGGGCTTCTCGCACGCCCGTGGTTCCGACCCATTCGATCTCGCCGGTGCCGCCGGCGTCCGCGAGCTGCGGGACGACAACACCCGTTTCACGAATTCCGAGACACAAGCCGATGTTGCCAAGGAATAGTTCACTCTTATTGGTGAACTTGAAGCGGACCTTGCCGCCGGTGTGCAGTGCGGGGTTGGGTCGCAAGGCCCCGCCCGAGGTCGTGAGCCGAACCCAGGCGTAAGGGTCGTTGGGCGCAACCCAGCGGAAGAAAACTTGCAGCGCGGCCGGACCTTCGGTCTGCAGACCGCTCGCGCGAAACGCGGCGTTGTTGTCGAACGCGCCGACGTTGGCGAGGATGTAGGTGCTGGTGGTGCCGGAAAGCTGGGGAGTTCGGAACATTTCCTGCGAGGTGCCAGGATCGTCGATCGGCGGGCCGTTGAAGCCCACGACCTCCGACGGAAATTGCCCATAGGCCGCTAGCGGAATCCACATCGCCGCGGCGGTGACCCAAGCGGTCAGACGTAGCTGTCGTACCATCAGACCTCTCCTCAACACGGGCTGCAACCGGCCTTGCCCTGCGCCACACCTGTGGCGAAGTGTGCGTGGAGCGGCCGCAGCGCTTTCGCGTGAACCTGTTGTGTTCATTCTACCAGAATCGGCCTTGGAAATGCGCACACGCCCCACCCCGTCGTGTGACGACGAAGTGAAGCGTGTGTTTCATCTCGAGTTCCTTCGCAAGCGGTCTTGGGCCTACGATTCGGGCGCGCGTACGCCCGTAGGTTTTATCGACCGTTGCCGCCACCTGGTCCACCCACCGGGCGGCAATCTTGCGAACGACTAGCGCCTTCGCAGGAGCGTGAGGCCACCGAGCGCGAGCAGTGCAAGGCCGGCCGGCTCAGGAACCTGGTAAATGCCGACATTATCGAACCCTAGGGCTCCGCCGGCGGATGACAAGTCGGATGGGCCACCAAGACGGTAGACGTTGTAATTGATACCAGCCGAAGCCGCTGGCACAACCAGCGTGGAGTCGATGGTGCCGTCGGCGTTCATGTCCAATGTAAAGGTGATGTCGGTGGTCGTGATGAGCGCCTGGATGCGGTGTATGCCGGCTACCACGGGGATATTGACGCCGTTGCCGTCCTGGAACTGCACCCAGCCGGTTGATCCAGGTAGAAAGACCGTACGCACGCCATAGCCGGAGCCGGTGGGGAAGGCGTTATAGCGGCCCATCTCGAGCAGGGCGGACAAAGGTGCCCCACCACCGTCGGTACGCAGACCCATGGTGACGCGCTTGTTGCCGACGCCATCGTCGATGATGTCACCGTGCCAGACGAGGGCGTTCGCATCGGGACTGAGGGCATCAAACAGGCGCTTGGCAGTCTTACCTCCGGGGTGATTCATATATTGGCCGGGGTTGCCGCCAGCGGCCATGAGAGTAGCGGGGGCGTCGGTGCTGGACATGGCCCCCCAGGCCGTGGGCGCCAGCATTGCCGCGGTATCCGCATAGGACTCAAAGTTGTCGAAGAAACCGGCCCAGGCCGGGGTGCTGCCCAGGACCAGGCACAACGTCATGACTGCTAATTTCCGCATCTTTCGATCCTCCAAAGGAGCTGCATGTACCACACAGGCGCAACAGGCGCCTCCGTCTTGTGATCACAGGAGCAGGACCCCATTGGGTCCGCGCTATCCAGGCGATGTGGGGGCGCACGGCGCTCCGCTTGCACGGACACCCAGCGCAGCCCCGCTCTTTCAAACTATAAGCGCGCTATGGGTAGAGTCGGGAGCGGTTGCGGGCGACGTAGCAGGCGGTGCGCCGGGAGCCGCACCTTCGCGACACCCTGACAGGTGAGCCGGGCAGCAAGACTGGCAAGGCGCAGTCGCGCGGCCACGATTATTGTGCGAGTCGGATAACCGACTTGCACGGGAGGGCGAGACCAGAACCATGAATCTTCACAGGTCCGAAAACACGCGCGTCGTAGTTTGGGGTGCGGCACGGCGTTCGTGCTCACGGAGACGGTGCTGTTCCGCCTCGAAGGCGCGCTGTTCGGCGATCCTGGCGCGCTCGAGTTCATCCTCGGGTTCGAGCTGCGGCTCCCATGCGAAGGTGTGTGCAGTCCAGGTGAGTTCGTCGCCGCGACAGCGGAAGACGGTGTAGCCGGGGGGGTTGCCGATCCAGCTCCCGGCCCACCAGGCGCCGCTGACGGCAGCGCTGGTGAGGTACCAGACATCGCGAAAGCGGTAGTCTTCACGATTGTGGCAATGGCCCTGGAGCAGGGCCTTTACGCCGTGGCGTTCGAGCACCAGGCGCAGTTCCTTGGTGTCCCAGAGGACCATGCTGCCATCGAGGGCCTTGCGGGTGGGGTCGCCGTTCCATTGCGCCATGGCACAGAATGCCGCGATGTGCGTGAGGCAGATTTTGGGGCGGTCACCGGCACTGCCGAGGTCGCCGGCGAGCCATTCAAGCTGTTCTGGTCCGATGCGCGGTTCGTAGCTTGGACCCTGTTCAGTCTGCACGGGGTGGATGCAGTCGAGAATGCTGAAGTGCCAGCCGGCGTGGTCGAAGCTGTAATGACTGTGTTCCCAGTCAAGGCGATCCATGATGAAGCGTTTGCCGAGCGCGGGGTCGTTGCGGTCGACCTTGCGGCGCGCGGACCAGCCGAGCACGTCATGGTTGCCCAGGCAGGGGTAG from Phycisphaerales bacterium encodes:
- a CDS encoding dockerin type I repeat-containing protein translates to MVRQLRLTAWVTAAAMWIPLAAYGQFPSEVVGFNGPPIDDPGTSQEMFRTPQLSGTTSTYILANVGAFDNNAAFRASGLQTEGPAALQVFFRWVAPNDPYAWVRLTTSGGALRPNPALHTGGKVRFKFTNKSELFLGNIGLCLGIRETGVVVPQLADAGGTGEIEWVGTTGVREALAAGPDGIVNTTAQGDDVQVYPVGTNITTLGLPASTIVVGPGPNGLLDTTPQGDDAVIRTPIPAATLAPSPVPYTIEFNLATGTVSVNGVNQGGGIRGFTGDGVFQLTRGTLEHIALVNVAGDSAVLIDVAIDELQFEAPEPDPVIAPRVVAPIIAGDTQVTVTDLLLNVNQVNLLRNGNVLLTQNVGNNDDVIFTLPAPAVTGDVYSATQRDGVTGITSVPSLGVVVFPEPSPYSFSIVIDEIGSGSCLLGPWEHVGVTAVDSGPVPYGIDLFPDSAVWQTIDFALDSDELVLPWFGGNGVLNPSPSGLWSMDSIWLTRAAGAADGPYEFFLDTVEILDADGNRIETVHDMESGVNYLLQSRGQSPTLPTSSALSTLASFDGQTSHRMLWTFTGATLGQYHNIGFACNTAPKFTDAGATMRFRVLVRGTPLNDVALPTVLAPVVGAQTSVRVGTNAAATAVQLFINGEPVGAPVAPTGTETIFGNLTLALGDSVSATQVIGGVESDFAYPRGVAPPAPPALPSSLAPGATSVTVSNLLTAQFATTSFATVYVNDIARGTAVPAGASVVVNISGSLVGGDVVTATQTVNGAESRPSTAVVVGFPAPIIFKAPSPGNVNVRVQGLPPQATQVTVRVNDATNFNAAVPAGATFVEVPVTNLQTGNTIKAFYTANGILSSESISETVTVGTTTTIVCDSFEYDEATYTAQWVTSTGTRLELSTEQNATTVGEGGGTKSLKNAGNSGRVHKLIAELVPTPTNPVVWNVDIYDSVGPGAGGNNFAQLNDQTGGFTFIHIGVSTLGAQNNNNYYQLRALGNGGPDWTNLDQYDAPQRSIGWHNFTFVHKGLYLDVYVDGRLARKNIPLTSTPSFDIARIGPGVANTTVGYYDDYCLEVGPVRFGAVPPPPPVPPALLSPIQAGDTAATVTGVQADVTQVRILDAANNTIGTYAGAIPPDGIVNVPLTRTLVHLERIRAQAVNASGASLSTPLEAGVGNGDIRIALGLRETGDAGAVGSPGSTTGSIEWLGVTSVISSAPQGVAISPANAWQTLVFNPATDPVANFLGNGILEGTRGVLEHIVVSVNGTSPNRSSGPYRLFIDNVMNVDAGGNLLITDFESVPLGAQGLLRQPSFSGSTAANLAAPPNISAVVNSYGNPGRALELNWFWRDTEPSRWLRLTTFNTPNIPNPIVDFTKPIRVDVLLLAGCPTILGDLNGDFAVNFADFGPFANCLGGPTPQPNLGCICADFNGDGRVDLADFAEFQLDFTP
- a CDS encoding PEP-CTERM sorting domain-containing protein (PEP-CTERM proteins occur, often in large numbers, in the proteomes of bacteria that also encode an exosortase, a predicted intramembrane cysteine proteinase. The presence of a PEP-CTERM domain at a protein's C-terminus predicts cleavage within the sorting domain, followed by covalent anchoring to some some component of the (usually Gram-negative) cell surface. Many PEP-CTERM proteins exhibit an unusual sequence composition that includes large numbers of potential glycosylation sites. Expression of one such protein has been shown restore the ability of a bacterium to form floc, a type of biofilm.), which translates into the protein MRKLAVMTLCLVLGSTPAWAGFFDNFESYADTAAMLAPTAWGAMSSTDAPATLMAAGGNPGQYMNHPGGKTAKRLFDALSPDANALVWHGDIIDDGVGNKRVTMGLRTDGGGAPLSALLEMGRYNAFPTGSGYGVRTVFLPGSTGWVQFQDGNGVNIPVVAGIHRIQALITTTDITFTLDMNADGTIDSTLVVPAASAGINYNVYRLGGPSDLSSAGGALGFDNVGIYQVPEPAGLALLALGGLTLLRRR
- a CDS encoding metallophosphoesterase; translation: MSLTRRKFVTTTLAAGAAALLPTARYTAYAAPATPRPAAPDPPDAKDFTFVHLTDMHVTPRRKGDRGYAACIESVRALQPRPAFALLGGDLAFDGLYTPKAEFEEQIRLFKEITAALGIPTYPCLGNHDVLGWSARRKVDRNDPALGKRFIMDRLDWEHSHYSFDHAGWHFSILDCIHPVQTEQGPSYEPRIGPEQLEWLAGDLGSAGDRPKICLTHIAAFCAMAQWNGDPTRKALDGSMVLWDTKELRLVLERHGVKALLQGHCHNREDYRFRDVWYLTSAAVSGAWWAGSWIGNPPGYTVFRCRGDELTWTAHTFAWEPQLEPEDELERARIAEQRAFEAEQHRLREHERRAAPQTTTRVFSDL